The window TAATCCTCCAAATTGGTTATTTGGGCCTGTTTGGACAGCACTATATATTTTAATGGGAATATCTGCTTATTTAATATATTCAAAAGGATTAAAGAAAAAAGAAATTAAATTTGCATTAAGTATTTTTGGAATTCAGTTGATATTAAATACTTTATGGTCAATTTTATTTTTTGGTTTTAAATCCCCTATTTTTGGTCTTATTTGTATACTTTTCTTATGGGTTTTTATACTTTTTACTATAAAATTATTTTATAAAATTGATAAAAAAGCAGCATATTTATTAATT of the Candidatus Micrarchaeia archaeon genome contains:
- a CDS encoding TspO/MBR family protein, producing the protein MKIKKILILIGFIFLCLLAGIIGSFFTASNIPTWYEGLNKPSFNPPNWLFGPVWTALYILMGISAYLIYSKGLKKKEIKFALSIFGIQLILNTLWSILFFGFKSPIFGLICILFLWVFILFTIKLFYKIDKKAAYLLIPYILWVSFATILNYFILILN